The following DNA comes from Gambusia affinis linkage group LG21, SWU_Gaff_1.0, whole genome shotgun sequence.
gtataattataattattataagtataataataataacaataataataataattataataataattataataattggctgctgtgtttcctcagcagccaatcagatgacAACATTCCCTCTGCAGGAGATCTGATTCCAGATCAGCCGGatcatccaacatccatccatctttatcACTAATAAGAACCAGAACttttctgtgttggttctgttaTGACCCGGCTGATCCAGATCtcaatctggttctggttctggtctgaatCTGGTGATTTTTCTTCAGAACCTTCCTGATGTTTTCACTCCTCTTAGTTTTTAGCTAAACTCCAAACTTCAGATTCTGCTGGTAAACCAGAAAGCGGGTCAGAACCAAAAGTAATAGTTAGGTTCTGAACAGATCCAAAAGGATCCAGGAGAACTAGATCTGAAGATgttacagaaccagaaccagaactgttcTGCTTCACCTGTGATAGAAACGTAAAGAGCTTTTGTTCTGGTCCCGATCCGCTCCGGTTCCTGAACTTTGGGCCCAGCTAGTTCTGTAGAACCGCATGAAGtgagctgaggaagaggaggaggaggaagagcgggCGGGTTTAGAGGTTCAGTCTGAGGACAGAGCCGGTTCTGTTCCCACACGTTTCtgtcaaaacaacatttattactCACCCCGACCGGAACCGGCCCGTGTCCAAACACCGCCGCTTTGATCACCGCTGCAGGCTGCTCAACCTGAGGCGCCGGGCCCAGACGGGTCCGGCAGAGCCGGCCGGGCCAACAAGAAcaagaaacaggaaacatttcagatcaGAACCCTTAAAGTTCCTGTGAGGTTTGGTAGAACCCGGCCAGTTCTGCTGAAGGAAAGTAAGCCCGACCCAAAAATGTCAGAACCTTTTTATTCTTCATCAGCTGAAATGTGGGACagaccatcagaaccaaaaccGGACCTTATAAACTCAACTGGGTCACCTGGTTCTGGGTTGGTTTTATGCTCAACAGAACAAAACTGCTTGTTCTGTGGAACTCTGAGTCCAATTTCatcaaccagaaccaaaccagaacctgGCCAGAACCAAGCAGGCCAACAGATGGTTCCCTGCTGGTTCTGTGGACCAGCAGCCCGACCAGAACATTTCCACAAGAGAGTTAGTTTCACATCACACagtttgaaactaaaaatctattatcaggctaaatatttaaagttatcttgaatttaatgtttagttGCAAACTTGTAGCTTGAGGCTAACGGTTTAGTTAGCATGTCTAACCCCAACCTACACATTTAGCCTGgagctaaacatttatttaacaagcCAACTATTTACTTTGAGGCTAAAAATATGCAGATTAGTTTAATGTTTGTTTAGCTAAGATGCACATTTAGCTGAATCTTAGATTTATATTCAGCTTGGAGATAAAAGTTCAGTTGTccaaaactaaacatttagcttcaaacttTATAAATGGATGACAGGGTGAAAATGTGACTGGATGATGACGATCCGGTAGGCCGAATAAAACCGATTGCTGGCTGGGTAACGGCTGCAACACGCAGgcggaaccagaaccttctggGTTCTTCCAGAACAACAAAACTGTCTCCACCATTGTTCAGGAACCCGGCAGGCGTAGCAACGCCACCAGAGGACAGCAGCTGATGGGTGGAGCTGCCTCAGACCGAGGGGTCAGAACCCGGTCGGGGTCTGGTCAGAACCTGGTCAGGACCAGGTGGGAACCCAGTCCGTGTTGGACATCAGTGACAGAATTGGGATGATAAGCAGATCATTCGTAGAAAACAACAGTTACTAACGCCTTCAGAACCGACCCGAGCAGAACTGCAGAACCATCTACAGGACCGAAGCCGGATCCTAGAGGTCCTGTGGACGGATTGGGCCGGTCTGGACAGAACCTACAGATCAAATAACAAGATTCATCTGATGGCTCTGGTTTGTCCTCTGAAGGTTTGGTGATTCGGGTCAGAACCTGAACCCTTCCTCCATCTGGAAGTCtggtttttcagtttcagttgccATGGCAGCAGAGTCGGTGCTGAGTCAGTAGTCGTCATAGCGATAGGCATTGGGGTAGGCGTAGTGGTAGTCGTAGGGGTCTAGCCGCTCCGTCTTGGTCTGCAGAGGTTCGGGAGGAAATGACAGAGACTTGATGACTCCGCCGGACTCCTCGGTCACCTTGACCTCAGTGGAGTATGAGGACGGAGACGCGTCTTCCAGCAGGGACGAGCAGCCGGGCAGACCGGCGGCTTTGGCAGGCTGGTAGGACGGCAGGCCGGCCGACGGTTTGGGACAGGACTGGTAGGGAGGCAGTGCCCCCGGAGGCTTGGGACAGGGCTGGTAGGACACCTGGAGAGGACAAGGAGACAGGCACCCTCATCGTCACTGCCACCACAAACACCACGCTTTCTCTGTCACACACACTCAGTGTACACTGATAACATACATCCATTTACTGCTAACACTGAGGCTGCGTTAGGACATGTCCAACCGGCTTCAGGACACTCTGAGTTAGGACTTTAATGTGACCCTGAGAGACCTGAGCAAGCAAGCTTCAAAGAACCAGAACTATCTGAACCAAAGAAGTCCAGCGGCGGTTAGAAGACCCTGCTGGAAGGCCCTCTACCTTTAGGTCGAGGCTTCAGCCATCCTTCATGGCACAGCTGGACTGACAGAGTCCTGAAGTCCTCGCATCCATGGTGGACCGAGCCACCAGAGGAGCCACCTCACAACCACTGCAGCCTTCTACCCTGAGGAGGACTTTGCATGAAAGTATTTCCAGTCTTTTGTGCGCTTACTGAgcctggttttggttctggttcgcCTGGagtgtttcctttttctggAGGAAGGACTGCTCCAAAAACTAGGACCGGATCCAAACAGCAGGACCTGCTCACCTTAAAAAACCGATATGTATCAGAGGAGATGATACTACATTTCAGGTCAGACTGGACCGGATCGGATCAATCTGTTCAAACCGGACCGGACCGTGTGTCAttgatctgtgtgtttttgtcttcttgtcTGATCAGGTTtgttctgtctttctctctaaCTGGGTTGGACCTGCTTGTCTGAGTCTCCGGTGTTCTGAAACGAACGgtgtaaacaaaatggaggcCGGTTCTTTCTCTGACCCCCAGCTGACCCTGGCTCACCTTGGTTGTCGTGGTGATGATGGTCTGTAGACCAGCGGGTGACCCTGGGGGGTTGCTAGAGTAACGGCAGGGGTACTCTGCGCTGTAGTAGTGGTGGTTATCGGCGTAGGGGGCGGAGCTCTTCAGGAGCTCCTTCCAGGCCGGCGCCGCCTTCGTCTGCGCGTCaaaggaggatgaggaggatgagagCGGAGCTGAGGAAGATGAAGGCGCTGAAGAGGAAGCCAGCACTGGCGTTACCCTGGAAACAAACCCAGATCTGGgtcacacacacagaaccagTAAAGTCTGTatctctctggttctggttctgaactaAACCTGTTAGTTACAGAGTTCTGGTCAAACTGTGGTGCATCAGAAAAacctgattctggttctggatctgaaTTAAATCTCCAGGCTTCTGCTTGGttctgtttccatggtgataCTCAGGTGTAAAGTGGTTCTGAGTGAAGTCTGTACCAGAAACAGGACTTGGTCTGGGCTGGATGTGTGAGTCTGACCTGGGGTCGCAGAGGTCGGAGGTCACAGGATACGAAGGTGAGGCCAGGTATCCCTGGAAGTCGTAGCCAGGCCGGCCCATGTACAGTCTTGGGTTGGCTGGTTTCTGGAGAGTGGGAGGGGCCTCTCCCAGTGCATTGTGGGGGTTGTAGTAGGGCTCGCTGCTCTGGAATTGTGGGTAATGCTGCGGAAAGTTCGGCTCAATGAAGGAAATCCTTTCTGCTGGTTCCACACAGAGGAGGGCGGGGCCTAAAGCCTGAGAgagtaaacaacaacaaacagtcaccttcatcatcatcatcaccttcatcattatgatcatcatcatcaccaccatcatcataaccatcatcatcatcaccttcatcattatgatcatcatcatcaccaccatcatcataaccatcatcatcatcaccttcatcattatgatcatcatcatcaccatcatcatcatcatcatcatcaccatcatcatcatcgtcacatcatcataatcatcatcttcatcaccatcgtcatcaccatcatcttcatctccatcatcaccatcatcaccatcatcatcatcaccatcatcatcaccatcatcatcaccatcaccatcatcatcaccatcatcatcatcaccatcatcaacaccatcatcatcatcaccatcatcatcaccatcatcatcaccctcaccatcatcaccatcaccaccatcttcatcaccatcgtcatcaccatcatcttcatctccaTCACCATcgtcatcaccatcatcatcatcttcatcatcttcatcatcatcatcatcatcaccatcatcacatcatcatctccatcaccatcgtcatcaccatcatcatcatcttcatcatcttcatcatcatcatcaccatcatcatcatcatcatcatcatcgtcatcaccatcatcttcatctccatcaccaccatcatcatcaccatcatcacatcttcatcaccatcatcatcatcttcatcatcatcatcatcatcacatcttcatcaccatcatcaccatcatcatcttcatcatcatcatcacatcatcatcaccatcatcaccatcatcatcatcatcatcaccatcaccatcatcaccatcaccaccatcatcatcaccatcatcaacaccatcatcatcatcatcttcatcaccatcgtcatcaccatcatcttcatctccaTCACCATcgtcatcaccatcatcatcatcttcatcatcttcatcaccatcatcatcatcatcatcaccatcatcacatcatcatcaccatcatcatctccatcaccatcgtcatcaccatcatcttcatctccatcaccaccatcatcatcatcaccatcatcacatcttcatcaccatcatcatcatcttcatcatcatcatcatcaccatcatcatcacatcttcatcaccatcatcatcttcatcatcatcaccatcatcatcatcacatcatcatcaccatcatcaccatcatcatcatcatcatcatcaccatcatcaccatcatcatcatcatcatcatcaccatcatcatcacatcttcatcaccatcatcatcttcatcatcatcaccatcatcatcatcacatcatcatcttcatcatcatcaccatcatcatcatcacatcatcatcaccatcatcaccatcatcatcatcaccatcatcatcatcgtcatcatcatcatcattaccatcatcatcaccatcatcatcatcatcatcatcatcatcatcatcatcatcatcatcatcatcatcatcatcatcatcatcatcatcatcatcaccatcatcatcatcatgatcatcatcatcatcaccatcatcaccatcatcatcatcatcatcatcatcatcatcatcatcatcgtcatcatcatcatcattaccatcatcgtcatcatcatcgtcatcatcatcatcacatcaccatcatcatcatcatcatcgccatcatcatcatcatcatcattaccatcatcgtcatcatcatcgtcatcatcatcatcattaccatcatcatcatcatcgtcatcgtcatcatcatcatcattaccatcgtcatcatcatcatcattaccatcatcatcatcatcgtcatcgtcatcatcatcatcattaccatcgtcatcatcatcatcattaccatcatcatcatcatcgtcatcatcatcatcattaccatcatcatcatcatcgtcatcatcatcatcattaccatcatcatcatcatcgtcatcatcatcatcattaccatcatcatcatcatcatcatcacatcaccatcatcatcatcatcatcgccatcatcatcatcattatcctCATTCTCATCTTCATcgtcatcaccatcatcatcctcatcatcatcacatcaccatcatcatcatcatcatcgccatcatcatcatcatcatcgccatcatcatcatcattatcctcattctcatcatcatcatcatcaccatcaccatcatcatcatcatcatcgccatcatcatcatcattatcctCATTCTCATCTTCATcgtcatcaccatcatcatcctcatcatcatcacatcaccatcatcatcatcatcatcgccatcatcatcatcatcatcgccatcatcatcatcattatcctcattctcatcatcatcatcatcaccatcatcatcatcatcatcatcatcgtcatcaccATCATcgtcatcaccatcatcatcatcatcatcatcaccatcatcatcatcatcatcatcatcgtcatcaccatcatcttcatcatcctcatcatcatcatcatcaccatcatcttcatcatcatcatcctcatcatcatcatcgtcaccatcatcttcatcatcatcatcaccatcatcttcatcatcatcatcctcatcatcatcatcgtcaccatcatcatcatcattgtcaccatcatcaccaccatcgtCATTATCATCTGACCTGGCTCTCCATCAGGCGTCTCTTCGGGGTGAACGGAGGGGAACTGACTCGTCTCTTCACTGAACTCCTTCTGGCTTCGGTCTCAGACTTGGATTCTGGTCTGGGATGGTCATGGACACCCTTAGCCttaagaaccagaaccagaacatcatcagacagaaagCACATCATttcatcaagaaaaaaagactggACTGGAGGTCAGAATGTGATGAAAGGTAAGTGGATGAGTGGTTAGTTAATTTTttggtcagaggtcaaaggtcacctggaaGAAGATGGCCTTGCCATCGACCCGCCAGAAGTTGGTAACCGGGTATCCGCTGTGGCCGCGGCAGGGCAGCAGCTCCAGCACAGCGCTGCAGTTTGGACACATCTTCTCTGAAACACAGAGTCTGATCAGCCGGGCGACGTCTCTGTACCTCAGTACTCTGGTATCCTGGTACTGTGGGCATAGCGGGTTAGACTTACTCTGCTGTTTTTGCCTGGCCTTGTCGCAGATGGCGGGGCGCAGCTGCAGGCGGGCGCCGTCCGGCATGACGCAGCCCCGGGAACACACCACCACCCCCAGGCACGACTTCTTCAGGATCTGGCAGTTGTGGTTGTTGGTGTTCCTCATGGCCCAGCCCGACAGGTGTCTCTGGGCGTTCTTATCATCGGCTGCAACGAACCACAACACCAAGGACTGATCAGCCGCCTGCGTGACATCATCAGGAGGGCGGAGTCTCCTCCCTCCTGTGGTCACATCAACTCCACAAAGAAAAGCTCAACTCATCAGGCTTGGTTTTCTGTTGCCAGGGTAACAGCCTCCTCTTTGTCGATTGGTCAAACAAGACAGAAGAACAAACGTTTCTCACCGCTGTAGATGTAGCGGACGTAACCGTCTGTCCACTCCTGGAACGGGTCCAACTGCTTCAGGTCCTGGGGACAGACAGAGGGACAGACAGTTATAATTAGGtcagctttgtttctgttctagTTTTCTCTCGTCTCTCTTCCAGTTCCTGGGTGTAaattcttcctgctgctgtatTCTTACAGTCAGACTTGTTCATGGAAACTTTATCTGGGTCCAAttggttctgctctgctttcAAACCTCCAGCTGGTActgagcctggttctggttgtggttctggttctggtggagaTTTCTCCCTGGCCACATCCTGGTCCAGTGATGCAGCAGTATTCATACTGGACCTGACGTACTGGTTACTGGGATCCAACTGGGTTGAACAGAACTAAGTCGGTCTGACTGAATCCAATGTTCCAGAACTTCAGATGGAGGTTCTGGACTTTTGTAGCTGACATCTGACCCGACCCACAGGGTTGGTTCTGATGTCACCACTACAACTGAACTGTAGGAGACtgggccagaaccagaactcagcAACATGAGTTCAAgacaaagttacatttaaacTAGAaagatataataataataataataataataataataataataataataataataataataataataataataataataataataatatattattattatccatccattttctaacaccttgtcCCTCATAGGGGTCAGGAGGAGCTGttgcctctccagctaacgttctggacgagaggcggggtcacggcggggtcacctggacagatcagtctgtcgcagggaaacacagagacaaacaggacacacaaccatgcgcgcacacacacacacacacagaaagactAGTTAACCTGAGATAAATTTTCTGGACTTTGGGAGGAACCAGGAGAACCGGAGAGAGAACCTGCAGAAAGAgtccgggccgggaatcgaacccaggacctttttgctgcaaggccacagtgctaccaactgctccactgtgcagccccattattattattattattattattattattattattattattattattattattattattattattattattatttacaaatttcTGACCAAACaggaaatttaatttattggaaACTTTCaaaccagaaatgttttaaacattttaatgtttattgtaatttttgtttcttgtgtttttgtgtcttttctttaagtgactggttctggttctggttctggttctggttctaagCATTAATCTTTATctgctctctttctgttttattctacTGTCAagcttttgatttaaaaattcatttatttactatcataattccattttcttttcaccctCAtcgggtcgggagggttgctggttcctctccagctacgttccgggcgggaggcggggtcacggggtcacggggtcacggggtcaccctggacaggaccccagtctgtcgcaggtatcataattattatttatttagattttgatatatattttatattttttccggttcttttcagacttttatcaGAGGTCCGGAACCGGAGCTGTATTTAttggaccggttctggttctgagtgGATGAGAACCAGTAGACTCTGTCCCGGAACCGCCACGGACAGTAACTGAACCGAACCTCATTTTAACCGCAATCAGTGATTAAAGAAgaatttataaataattcaaaaattcagaactaaagaaaatctaaaataaaatcaaactaaatgaaaatgatttactgtttttatttatacaacCGTTTGGAACCGAACCTTGCAGAGTTCGGTCTCTGGCCCAAACTTAACccaataatttaaacatttaattctcagaatttattctttcattttgaaataaattctgattgattcatatttttgttttaataaaatcttttccGGTTCGGTTCTTCGCGGTCGGTTCGGATTCTCTTCAAGCGTTCtgagcggttctggttctggcttgTTTTGGATCGTAGTTTCATTCTCTGTACTCAGAACCGAACCCAACCGAACCAAAGCGCGTTTTAGCAGCAGAAAGGTTTTCAGTTCAATCCGAAGCGGCTCCGCTTTTGACTCGGTTCTGATTCGgacccaaaatatttttatttatttttatgggtTTTATCAGAACATTTGGATCCGATCAGGAATGAATCATTTTGGAGACACGTCACTATTTATGAAGTTCACAATTCATTTCCTTCAGAGCGaagattcatttattattattattattattattattattattattattattattagtagtagtagtagtagtagtagtagtagtaataataataataatttaataataaaataagcaaaaataaaacaacgtCTGTAAATTTccattaattttttaaaaaactgttaaacaCTTAATTTCTTTGATTGGGttaactaattattattattattattattattattattattattattattattattattattattattattattattattattattattttatgtctcAAAGCGTTTTACAAAAATTCCTTTCAGTTCAATCAAACATGAATTCATATTTGTCCCAGTTATTAATCAGTTCTGGGCCGGTCTTTGGGTCGGTACCTGCGGTAGTTTGGGGTCGTTGATGTCCCAGGTCAGCTTCATCCCGACCGAACACACGCAGTCCGCCTCGTCGCGGGACATGCtgccggtaccggtaccggctctgctgctgcctctgggACAAGTACTCCTCCTggtcccggttctggttctgattctggtccCAGCTCTAAGATAAGCCTCTCAGAACCGAATCGAGGAgagatgaagaagaaagaagcgGCTCGTGCGGCGGCGGCGCAGGTAGAACTGAGAACAGGTGAGACCGGCGAGCTGCACGGGGAgggggaggggtggggggggcgggtcagaaccagaacctcaccTGATCGGGTGGCACAGCGACTGGGTCCGACCCGGTTGGGTCGGTGTTCTGCTGGCTCTGCAGGTGAGTGTGGAGGTTCAGGTGAAGGTTTGTTGTGTAAACTCGTGActgtttttaccaaaacaaacaaactcattaGTCAACAattacagaaccagaaccagaggagttGGTCCACCTGCGGGTCCCGCCTGGTTCCAAACTCATGGACTCCGTTCTGTCCAGAACTAACTGAAGGTTCTGTTccttctgctctggttctggaatAGAACCGGTTCGGATGGCAGAACTGTTTACAGAGCGCAGCATAAACTGGAGACCGAACCGGGTCAGGTCCGAACCGGGTCAGGTCCGAACCGCAGCAGCTATGAAAGCTGTTCATTAACAAAGAATCAAATCTGTGGATGTTTTAATACAACAGAAGTTTTGAtccatttagttttttaatgacGCAACAGTAATGACGTCATACTCATCCATGTTGGCTGATGATGAAGATTTTTACTCCTCTTCATCAGGTTCTACAAGCTGATTGGTCAGCAGCTCAGCTCCTGTCCAGGTGTTGACCAATCACAGGCCTCAGCAAGATGGTGATTTATTGTTcctattaataaaaatataataataataatgataataataataataataataataataataataataataataatatcattattattattattattattattattattattattattattattattattattattattgtttagttcctctgaaattatttgaaatgttatgACTCAAATACTGAAATTTGTATCATATTTatctgtaataataaaaatatttcggTCGATCCTGGGTGTGATGAGAATCATCAGGCCTTCATGTGAATATGAATTAATATCtattaattgatatttattgataaactgatattaatgattaatcaatgtCAGGGTGCAAAGTTACTAGTTTACTACCGTTTGtacttttgttacttttgaaaATCAAATCGGAACTTTTGGTTTGGAtgaaagaattttatttatttacattttaaataatttctgataaaaatataaactgagAACCGAAGGAGCAGCGAGGAAGACTACTGGGGAAGACTCACATCTTCATCAAACAGAAGAAATTCAGTTATGAAATATTCtgaataatatttaacaaatttcaTCTGCCTGTCATTATACTGAGAGGAGGCGgacatgatgaagatgatgaagatgattgaACCTGCAGAGAATCTGAAGGTTTCAGTTCAAATATGACAATTATTCATCtcacaggttttatttattaacttgtttctttatttagtttttaaatttaatgagaaaatatttactttaatcagaaaaatcttaaagtctttatttaaattaaaatcaaactttgttgaaaaattctacttttacttcactacattattttttactaaacaCGAAAGAATATTCATTAAACATTCAGTCTAATCAATCAGACTGAAACCGATCTGATTGATTATCACTTATTGATCATAGAACTCTGGCCAGTTTACTCAGCTGTCCAGATATTCCTCCGCTTGGCCTGAACTACTTTGTCTCCTCCGCTGCGCGGCCCCGAGGCTGATGAGTTCATTATATGCAGCTGTGTGCGCGCTCCCGACACCCTGAGTGGACGGAGAGGAGACAGATGCGCGCGATGGTGAGCcagcagttttcttttattaatctgCTCATTGAGTattgaagatgatgatgatgatgaggaggagaaaagatCCGTAAACACAGAACGACGGTGCAGAGAACGTTCTCTGGAGCTTCATGAACGTTTCCAGAACATCCAGCATGGGACACGGAAGGATCCGGACAAATGTCTCCTGTCCAGGCGGCCTTCTCTGTTCCGTCCCATTCAtagattcattcattcattcattcaaggATTCATagattcattcatttattcatggATTCATTGATCAGCGGCCCGTTCTGACCTTCCTGGTCAGTTGTCGTGTTCTCAGCTCTCTGCCGCCCCCTGCTGTCTCCAGCCCGACATCACAGCTGAACGCCCCAGAGTTGTGGGAACGCTGCCAGGTTCCCGGTTCGGTTCCTCAAAGTTTGCATCTTATGTGTGCATCTGATAATCGGAACATCGAAGGAGCTAACATCCAGAATCTGATCAATAACTGGTGGATCAGAAAAGTCTGATCAACAGTAGATTTCAGTGAAATTGTTTTGTCAGacggcgccccctgctggtggcGGTAGATCCGTGCTTTACATGTTTGTGATATTCAGGCTTTGggttttctgtgtgtgaaaTCAACCCTGAATGAGTTAATCTACTCTGTTCAGGATTAAACCAGATTAAAATGACTCTAAATGAATGCATCTGgattaaatctgaatttaatttaatctgtttctgTCCCAGTTTGAGCTTCAGGTGGACGGCTGTCTGCTTCGTGGAGACTCGTCTCAACTCGTTTCTCTGCTTCACTATGAAGGACTGACCAGCTCCACCCTCACCAGGCTGCACCTCCTAGTTATCAAGGTAACGGCAGGAGTAACTGCAGGGGGCCATGATGGGGGCGGGGCCTGCAGCAGTGTTGTTGGGTCTTTTCTCCATTAGGTCAATGCATCAACAAAGAGCCCATCCTCTGTTTGTGCAGAACCAGAGTTCTGTTCAGAGAACTTGTCCACACTGGTGTTTCCCAGATCATTCTGAAGCTCTGGGAGTTTCTTCCTATAGAGCTCGGTGGCACCGTGGTTAGCTCCCGGGTCCAGCGGTGGGCTGCGTTGCTGCGTTGCTGCGTTGCTGCTCAGCGATGCCAATTGTGTTTCAGGAGCTGCGCAGCA
Coding sequences within:
- the gcm2 gene encoding chorion-specific transcription factor GCMb, whose protein sequence is MSRDEADCVCSVGMKLTWDINDPKLPQDLKQLDPFQEWTDGYVRYIYSADDKNAQRHLSGWAMRNTNNHNCQILKKSCLGVVVCSRGCVMPDGARLQLRPAICDKARQKQQKKMCPNCSAVLELLPCRGHSGYPVTNFWRVDGKAIFFQAKGVHDHPRPESKSETEARRSSVKRRVSSPPFTPKRRLMESQALGPALLCVEPAERISFIEPNFPQHYPQFQSSEPYYNPHNALGEAPPTLQKPANPRLYMGRPGYDFQGYLASPSYPVTSDLCDPRVTPVLASSSAPSSSSAPLSSSSSSFDAQTKAAPAWKELLKSSAPYADNHHYYSAEYPCRYSSNPPGSPAGLQTIITTTTKVSYQPCPKPPGALPPYQSCPKPSAGLPSYQPAKAAGLPGCSSLLEDASPSSYSTEVKVTEESGGVIKSLSFPPEPLQTKTERLDPYDYHYAYPNAYRYDDY